The Streptomyces sp. NBC_00306 sequence AAGCCGACCAGGGGCGGCCCGTGTTCGCGCTGGTGACGAGCCGCACCGCCGTCGCCGACCGCGCCCGCTACCCGGACGGCGCGGTCGCCCTGCGGCTCGAACCCTTCAGCCGCCGCCAGATCGAACGCTGGCTCGCGGTGTGGAACCGTCTCAACGAGCCCGGGCTGACCGAGCGCGGACTGCGGCCGCTGACCGCGTCCGTGGCCGCCCGTCACCGCGTGCTCGCCTCCCAGCCGCTGCTGCTGATGATGCTCGCGCTGTACGACGGCGCCGCCAACGCCCTCCAGGGCGGGGCGGGTGACGACGAGCCGCTCGGCGAGGCGGAGCTCTACGAACAGCTGCTGGTGTCCTTCGCGGTCCGCGAGGTGGGCAAGTCGGCCGAGGCATGGACGGCCGCCGAACTGGTCCAGCGGGCCGAACAGGAGCTCCAGCGCCTGTCCCTGATCTCCTTCGGCATGCTGAACCGCCGCCGCCAGTGGATCACCACCACCGAGGCGGAGCAGGATCTGGCGGCACTGCTCGGCCGGGCCGAGCCGCCCGGCGACGGCTTCCGCGCCCCCCTGAACCGGGGCGAGATCGCGCTCGGCCGGTTCTTCTTCGTCCAGCGCGCCCAGGCGAGCCGCGACGACCAGCGGCTGGCGACCTATGAGTTCCTGCACGCGACCTTCGGGGAGTACCTCGCCGCACGGCTCGCCGTCCAGCTCCTCGAAGGACTGCTCGACCAGCGGCCCGCGCTCGCCGTCGGACGCGTACGGGTCGACGACGACCTGCTGTACGTCCTGCTGTCCTACGCGCCGCTCTCCTCCCGCCAGATGCTCCGCTTCGTCGGCGCCAGGATCCGCGGGATCGCCCCCGGGGACCGGACCAGGCTCGGCGAACTCCTCGTCACGGTCATGGCCGAACACCGGGGCCGTACCGAGCACCGGTTCGCCGACTACCGACCCGCGTTCCGGGCCACATCCTCGCGCCACGGTCTCTACGAGGCCAACCTGATCATGCTGACGCTGCTGGTCACCGGTGGGATGCGGGCCGGTGAGCTGTACCCCGACGACGACAACCCTCCGGGCACCTGGCACCGGCGGGTGCTGCTGTGGCGGTCCGCCTTCACCGAACCGGAATGGACGGACTTCGCCCTGGCCCTGAGTCTGCGCCACACCTGGCACGAGGGCCGGGGGGAACTGGACATCAGGCCGGCCGAGGACCTGCTCGACTCCCCGGAGCCGGTCGACGCCTACTGGCTGTACGGCCGCCCGCCGGGGAGCGCGGACCGCAACAGAAGGATCAGCTGGGCGCGGCCCTACCCGGACCAGATCCGGCACAAGCTGGCGGTGTCGGCCGGTACCAACGACGGGGTCGTGCTGCACGCGGTCGACCCCCTCTTCCGCCGGCTGGGCCCCGCCGTCACCACCTTTGTGGCCACCCCGCAGGGTGCGGCCACCTCGGTGGCCCACGGTCTCACCGCCCTGTGGCTCGCGAGCGGCCTCGGCGTGAGCGAGAGCGAACTGGCCGCGCTGTACGAGCACTGTGCGATGTTCCTCGAACCGTGGAGCGCTCTGGACGAGGAGTCGCTCGGCCTCACGGCCCGGCTCGTCCTCGGGCAGTTGGTCACGGACGCCGCCCTGCTGCCCCCTGCCGTCGTCTGCGCCGTGCTGAACGCACCCGCCATCGAGCGCCTCGACACCGAAGGCCTCGCCCTGGCCGTGACCGCGGGCCTGACGGCCCTGCACGCCCACCCCTCGGACGCCACTCTCCAGCAGTACACCGCCATCTATGCCGACGCCCTCGGACGCGCGTACCCCGCGAGGCTGCTCGGTCTGTGGTCGCAGAACCCCTGGCACGAGGAGCGGCTCCGCCCGGAGGTCGCACGGCTGCTCGCGACCTTGTCCGAGGACGACCTGAGCCCGGTCCCCGCCGAACTCCTCGACCGGGCACGCAGATCCCTCGACGGCTCGGCGGCGCGACCGCCGGGATCCGGGTGAGGCCCAGTGCGTTCTACCGCCGCCGGACGTTGGCTTCGACGGCGTCCCGGATCGGGACGGATCCCGTGGTGAGTTCGAGGATTTGCCGGCCGATGCGGGGTTCGTGCAGCAACGCGGCGAGAGTCGCGGCGACATCGGCGCGGGCCACCTGGCCGTGGAACTCGGCCGGTCCGAGCGAGACGGTGCCCGTGCCGGGATCATCGACGAGCAAGGACGGCCGAAGGATCAGCCAGTCCAGATCGCTACGGCTGAGCGCGATGTCTGCTTCCTTCTTCACGGCGAAGTAGTACTCGACCTCCTCGCCGAGGTCGCGCTCCCGCCAGGACTCCGGGAGCACCGAGACAAGCGCAAGACGACTCACTCCTGCTCGGCGAGCCGCCTCGATCGCCTTCGCGACGCCGTCGCCGTCGATCGCCTTGGTGTCCTGCGCACTGCCGCCGTTCGACCCCGCACCGAACACGACGGCGTCGACGGTTCCGAAGGCCGCCGCCAGCGCGTCCACGGACACTTCGGCGAGATCCCCGACGACCGCATCGACGCCGAGCGCCGCGAGGTCCGCCCGCTGTTCCTCGCGGCGCACGAGCCCGTGGACGGTGTCGCCCCTGGAGAGAAGCTCCTGTGCGAGCAGCCCGCCGGTCCTGCCCGTGATCCCGATGATGAAGGCATCCATGCCGGCGTCCAACATTCCCATCGCCACCGACATTCCGGCATTCCGCACAGGCGACCCCGGCGTCGTACGGGGCGGTCCTCCGCAGGCAGGTGAACGCCCGCTCAGCCCAGATCGAAGAGGTTCCGCAGGCCCAGCCGGTACGCGTCCGGTCGTGGCGCTTCAGGGCCTCCACCTCAGGGGCACGGAAGAGGGGTTTCACCGTGCAGCGGGCCGCCGTCGAACCGACGCGGTCCAGCAGGCCGTTGACCGCCGCGCGGGCCGAGGCGTTCGCGCCCTCCATCGTGGCGAGGTCGATGTCGACCAAGACGTAGTCGCCCGCCAGGAAGAAGTTCGGGATCTTCGTGACGGCCGACGGGCGGTTGTGGAGAGTGCCGACCGGGTGGATTAGCAGTTCGTCGTCGTTGGTCGGGTGAGGGGTGCCGATGCCGTCCACGCCCGGGTCCAGGAACCATGAGTGCAGGGTGCTGTCCTTGAGCACGACCCGGCCGGTGTCGTTGAGGGCCGCCTTCAGCTGGGCCCACACCTCGCGGGCGACCTGCTCACGGGTGCACTGCTTCGCGGTCCTGCCGTACAGGATGCCGGGCCGGTCCCACTCCGAGATGTCCACCGAGACGCAGTCCACGGCCACGCCGTCCCCGTAGTCGGCCGGGAAGTCACGGTCGGGCCAGTGCCCGGCCTGCTGAATCGCCGTCAGGGACCAAGGGGAGTCGATGCAGTTGAGATGTCCGTCGATCAGCGGCGCGCTCTCCGTCAGATAGAACTGGATGCCCGTCATCCAGTCGGTCTCCAGCCGGTCGCATCGCGCCAGCTGCGGGTCCGCGGCACGGAGCCCGGCGCCCCAGGTCCGGCGCGCGTGCTCCACGGGGATCGCGGAGATGTAGTGGTCGGCGGTCACCGTCCGGCGCACGCCCTGCGGGTCCTCGATCACCGCGGCGGTGACCTTCCCGGAGCCGTACGTCACGTCCCGGACGGTCCAGCCCACCCGGAACTCCACGCCGAGACCGGTGAGATGCTCCACCCACGGGTCGATCCAGGCCTCGTTCGTGGGGGCGTTGAGGATCCGGTCGAGCGGTCCGTCGGCGCCCCTGCCCAGCGCGTTGAAGGCGAAAGCCTCGAGGAGCGTGGCGACCGTACGCGTACTGGCCTCCTCGGCCTTGGTGGCGACGATGTTCCTGGTGAGCCCGATGGCGAGGACGCGCTGGTAGTCGTAGCTCATCCGGCCGGCCCCGATGAAGTCCCACCAGGGCGTGGCCTCCCAGGTGGCGTCCCGGCGCTCGGCGCAGCTGGTGAGGAAGACCAGACCCCGGTTGACGAAGTACGCGGTCTCCAGCGGCGGGATGCCCAGCGCGGTGTCCAGCAGGGCGGTGAGCGCGCGGCGGATTTCGTCCAGGGTGAGATCGGCGGGCTTGTGCCCCGGCCAGGGGAGCGGGATCCGGAGATCCTCACGGCCGGTGCGCGTGAACGACATCTCGGGGGGTGCCACGAGGTTGTCCCACACGCCGTTCGGGTTACCCGGGAAGGGGATGCGCCGCATCGTGTCCGGGAGGTTGTGATAGATGCCGGGAATGAAGCGGAAGCCGTGCTCCGCGGGTAACGGCTTCCTGGTGCCCTTGGCGCTGCCGGGCACGTCCATGCTGCGCGCCTTGCCGCCGAGCGCCCTGCGCTCGTACACCGTGACCCGGAAGCCGCGCTCGGCCAGTTCGTGCGCGGCCGTCAGGCCGGCGACACCGCCGCCGAGCACGGCGACCGACTGTGCGGCCCGGTTCCCGTCGGCCGTGGTGTGTCCTGCCGCGGCGGCCGGAGCCGCAGTGGCCGCCGTGCCCAGCGCCGCCGTGCCGCCGACCGCTGCCGCCCCGGCCATGAAGGTGCGTCGTGAGTTGCCCACCCGGTCCATCCCCAACCCCTTACCGACGGTAACAGTCGCGTCCGGCGCAGGAGCATACGGAGATCCCCCGTGACCCGGAAGCCACACGTGCGCCCATTCGTTCAATGGCTGGAAAATGGAGCCATGTCCCGACGCAGCTCCCGCTCCCGCCGCACCGACGAGCCCGCCTTCTCCGCCGCATCGCCCTGCCCCTGCGGGCTGCCGGCCCCCTACGGCGAATGCTGCGGGCGGTACCACTCGGGTGCCGCCGCAGCGCCGACGGCCGAGCTGCTGATGCGCTCGCGCTACAGCGCCTTCGTCCTGCTCGACACGCAGTACCTGCTCCGTACCTGGCACCCCGCCACGCGGCCCGGTCACCTCGAACTCGACCCCGCCATGCACTGGGCCGGTCTGGAGATCCTCCAGACGATCGACGGCAGTCCTTTCCACTCCTCCGGCCTGGTCACCTTCCGTGCCCGCTACCGGCACCACGGCAAACGGGGCGCGCTGCACGAGCGCAGCACCTTCGAGCGGCAGGACGGCGCGTGGGTCTACGTGGACGGCACCTTCCTGGACTGACGCGCCTCGATTGATGTGCCTCGACCGACGCGCCCGGGACGAGTCGCCGGGTGCGGAGCGGATCAGGCCCCCGTGGTCGACCCCGGGCGCACGATCATCAGGACCGTCACGGTCGCCCAGAGCAGATTGAACATGCCCGTGTACATCGCGAGCCGGGAGCCGGCGAGCGCGCCGAAGTCGTCCAGCACGGCGCTCTGCCCCGGCAGGACGAGCAGTCCGAGGACCAGGGCGGCCACCACGGTGAGCACGATGGACACGATCAGCCAGGTGTCACCGAGGACATGGAGACTGTTCGCGGTGGCCAGACCGAAGACCGGTACGACCACTCCCACCAGGGCGTAGACCCGGCAGATGCGGTGCAGATTGCGTACGGCGCCCACCGCCTGCCCGCTCTCCGGCTCGGCGGCGGCGCGCCGGACCGCGGCGGGGAAGGCGCTGGCGGCGACCGTCACCGGACCGATCGCGATGATCGCGGCCAGGACATGGACGGCGAGAAGGAACTCGGTCACGCCGCGACGCCCTGTCGCCCGCCACGGGCGCTCCAGACGGTGCCGCGCCGCTCGTACTGGAAGAGCTGCTCCACCGCGTGCGCCACCCGTGGCCCGAGCTCCCGCTCCAGGAGATACAGACCGACATCGAGTCCCGAGGTGACACCGCCGCCGCTGACCAGATCGCCGTCGTCGACGACCCGCGCGTCGATCGCGTGCACGCCGGCCTCGGCGAGCGCGTCGAGGCCCAGGTGATGTGTGGTGGCCCGGCGGTCGCCGATGAGCCCGGCCATGGCGAGGAGCAGGGAGCCGCCGCACACCGTGGCCATGGTCGGACCGGGCCGGTCGCACGCGGCCCTGAGCAGGGGAGCGAGTCCGGTGCCGAGGCTGCGGGCCAGGATCGCCGCGACCGTGTCCTCGCCGCCGTCGTCGGAGATACGCCCCGCGGCACCCGGCAGGACCACCAGATCGGCGCGGCCGGGGTCGAGCGCAGCCACGGCCCGCAGCGAGAGCAGCCCCATGCCGGACGGCACATCGCGCGGGCCCTCCGCGGAGACCAGTTCGACGGTGAGGCCGCCGCCGGCAACAGCGCCGCCGGCGCCGAGCACTTCGTAGGGGGCGATGACGTCCAACGGGTCGAAGCCGTCGAACAGGACGATCTGGGCGTGCATCGGCACCAGTCCTTGTCTCTCGTGGTCTCTCGTGTCCGGGCACCCGTCCGGGGACCCGGAACGACGCTAGGGAGCGTGCCGGAGCATCGACAGTGGCGTGAATGCCACAGTCCAACGGATTCCCGCCAGCAGGGCATTCAGTACGCACGGATACGGGGAACAGCCCGAGGCCGCTTGGCCGGAACCCGTGGAGCACCTAGGTTGTCGCCATGCACACCGTGGCCGTACTCGCCCTGGACGGCGTCATCGCCTTCGACCTGTCCACCCCGCTCGAGGTGTTCACCCGCACCCGGCTGCCCGACGGCCGGACCGCCTACCGGGTCCGCGTCTGCGCCCCGGCCGAGGAGATCGATGCGGGTGCGTTCACGCTGCGCGCGCCGTGGGGCCTGGAAGCGCTCGCCGAGGCGGACACGATCATCCTGCCGGGCTGCGCCGACCCGGCGGTGCCGGTGCCCGAGGACGTCCTCGTGGCCCTGCGGGCGGCGGCCGCCCGCGGCACCCGTATCGCCTCGGTCTGCGCGGGCGCCTTCGTCCTGGCGGCCACCGGCCTGCTCGACGGTCTGCGGGCCACCACCCACTGGCTGGCCGCGGACGCACTCGCCCGGCTGCACCCCCGGATCGAGGTGGACCCCGATGTGCTCTACGTCGACAACGGCCAGTTCCTCACCTCCGCGGGCGCGGCCGCCGGCCTCGACCTGTGCCTGCACATGATCCGGCGCGACCACGGTTCCGCGGTCGCCGCCGACGCGGCACGGCTGTCCGTGATGCCGCTCGAACGCGAGGGCGGTCAGGCCCAGTTCATCGTGCATCAGCTACCGCCGAGCCCCGACGGCACCGCGCTGGAGCCGGTGCTGCGCTGGATGGAGGAGAACGCGCGGCGTGAACTCACGGTCGCCGAGATCGCCGCCCGGGCCGGGATGAGCCCCCGCACGCTGAACCGCCGCTTCCGCGAGCAGACCGCCAGCACGCCGCTCCAGTGGCTGCACCGGGCCCGGGTCCGTCAGGCGCAGTATCTGCTGGAGACGACGGCGCACTCGGTGGACCGGATCGCGGCACAGGTCGGGTTCGGCTCACCGACGGCCTTCCGCGACCGGTTCAAGCGGCAGGTGGGCACCA is a genomic window containing:
- a CDS encoding GlxA family transcriptional regulator → MHTVAVLALDGVIAFDLSTPLEVFTRTRLPDGRTAYRVRVCAPAEEIDAGAFTLRAPWGLEALAEADTIILPGCADPAVPVPEDVLVALRAAAARGTRIASVCAGAFVLAATGLLDGLRATTHWLAADALARLHPRIEVDPDVLYVDNGQFLTSAGAAAGLDLCLHMIRRDHGSAVAADAARLSVMPLEREGGQAQFIVHQLPPSPDGTALEPVLRWMEENARRELTVAEIAARAGMSPRTLNRRFREQTASTPLQWLHRARVRQAQYLLETTAHSVDRIAAQVGFGSPTAFRDRFKRQVGTSPHAYRRAFRGVPAAEPPVAAAQRI
- a CDS encoding NAD(P)H-binding protein gives rise to the protein MSVAMGMLDAGMDAFIIGITGRTGGLLAQELLSRGDTVHGLVRREEQRADLAALGVDAVVGDLAEVSVDALAAAFGTVDAVVFGAGSNGGSAQDTKAIDGDGVAKAIEAARRAGVSRLALVSVLPESWRERDLGEEVEYYFAVKKEADIALSRSDLDWLILRPSLLVDDPGTGTVSLGPAEFHGQVARADVAATLAALLHEPRIGRQILELTTGSVPIRDAVEANVRRR
- a CDS encoding DJ-1/PfpI family protein gives rise to the protein MHAQIVLFDGFDPLDVIAPYEVLGAGGAVAGGGLTVELVSAEGPRDVPSGMGLLSLRAVAALDPGRADLVVLPGAAGRISDDGGEDTVAAILARSLGTGLAPLLRAACDRPGPTMATVCGGSLLLAMAGLIGDRRATTHHLGLDALAEAGVHAIDARVVDDGDLVSGGGVTSGLDVGLYLLERELGPRVAHAVEQLFQYERRGTVWSARGGRQGVAA
- a CDS encoding YchJ family protein, translating into MSRRSSRSRRTDEPAFSAASPCPCGLPAPYGECCGRYHSGAAAAPTAELLMRSRYSAFVLLDTQYLLRTWHPATRPGHLELDPAMHWAGLEILQTIDGSPFHSSGLVTFRARYRHHGKRGALHERSTFERQDGAWVYVDGTFLD
- a CDS encoding NACHT domain-containing protein, with protein sequence MSRYEELYAQLALEVPEFGFWTGRVDHQATRVTVRQALAGIETVLAGLSAPGPLQHAAAALATGYRAALPRPILSEVKASADMTIPELGEGYVDPDFRVRAVLDGAHGPAEEGWWESEPVRSDLTEYLAGVLTSVAATTAPLVVLGQPGAGKSVLTKILAARLPTAGYLPVRVVLRDIPADADVQDQIEYAVRAATGERVSWPELVRAAGSAVPVLLFDGFDELLQATGVSQSDFLIRVARFQEREADQGRPVFALVTSRTAVADRARYPDGAVALRLEPFSRRQIERWLAVWNRLNEPGLTERGLRPLTASVAARHRVLASQPLLLMMLALYDGAANALQGGAGDDEPLGEAELYEQLLVSFAVREVGKSAEAWTAAELVQRAEQELQRLSLISFGMLNRRRQWITTTEAEQDLAALLGRAEPPGDGFRAPLNRGEIALGRFFFVQRAQASRDDQRLATYEFLHATFGEYLAARLAVQLLEGLLDQRPALAVGRVRVDDDLLYVLLSYAPLSSRQMLRFVGARIRGIAPGDRTRLGELLVTVMAEHRGRTEHRFADYRPAFRATSSRHGLYEANLIMLTLLVTGGMRAGELYPDDDNPPGTWHRRVLLWRSAFTEPEWTDFALALSLRHTWHEGRGELDIRPAEDLLDSPEPVDAYWLYGRPPGSADRNRRISWARPYPDQIRHKLAVSAGTNDGVVLHAVDPLFRRLGPAVTTFVATPQGAATSVAHGLTALWLASGLGVSESELAALYEHCAMFLEPWSALDEESLGLTARLVLGQLVTDAALLPPAVVCAVLNAPAIERLDTEGLALAVTAGLTALHAHPSDATLQQYTAIYADALGRAYPARLLGLWSQNPWHEERLRPEVARLLATLSEDDLSPVPAELLDRARRSLDGSAARPPGSG